The following is a genomic window from Phaeodactylum tricornutum CCAP 1055/1 PHATR_bd_32x35 genomic scaffold, whole genome shotgun sequence.
cctaaccctaaccctaaccctaaccctaaccctaaccctaaccctaaccctaaccctaaccctaaccctaaccctaaccctaaccctaaccctaaccctaaccctaaccctaaccctaaccctaaccctaaccctaaccctaaccctaaccctaaccctaaccctaaccctaaccctaaccctaaccctaaccctaaccctaaccctaaccctaaccctaaccctaaccctaaccctaaccctaaccctaaccctaaccctaaccctaaccctaaccctaaccctaaccctaaccctaaccctaaccctaaccctaaccctaaccctaaccctagCGAGTAACTTACCTTAACACCTTCGTTATTCTGGGAATAGTGCATTAGCTCCTTTTTACGTCCTGTACGTACCtgaccctaaccctaaccctaaccctaaccctaacaAGTCACGCAGCCAATGGCGGCACACAACCGTACGTAAGCGAGGATCATGTTTTGCGGACGTCAAGACGGGCTTGGCTTTGATGGCTTCGTCGCCAGTCGCAAAAACGGAACCTTCCTTGCGATACGGCAGGGGATCGAGTGTTTTGGGAATCCCATGTTCCAACGCGAAATTCTCGAAATTGTATTCGACTTGGTTCACCGTgatccaaatcaccacactgcatgatcaccagtcttctctgTTGTGTACCTACCCTTACTGCAAAAAAACATCCGCGGTTGATGCTGTTTGCATCTACATTTGCTtggtgccgtgagtgtttctAGTGTAAAATTTgacaaaagaaaaattctctactagctagaagctGTATCAACGGCGAGTCCATTTTGGCTTATACtgactgttcacagttgtacgtaagcaacacaaaacgcagACGCGAtttacggaagaacgaccAACTGTGAAAGGTGTTTGCCAGATGTCAGCAAGTcaggtatccctgtgggGTAACTttcaccctttttgaatctgAGTGGGAATtgtttggatcccagtgggatgtgttaagtaaaaaatgaatccctgtgtaaagataaaatatacATTCATGTATAAATTTACTacacagggatctccttttgCTTAGGATCTTATGTCACGCTTCAATGCGAAACCAAGAGAAGGCCACTACAATGCGGTGCTTTGTATGTTCAGCTATTCAAAGCGACACTTGAATTCCAAGCTTGTCTGTGACCCTAAAATGAGAGAATTTTCTCAGGTCAAGTTCTCCGATCCTACGTGGAAGGAGCAATACCCAAATGCTGTAGAGGAACTCcctccagcaatgccaaaacCTATGGGTAGGTCAGTACAAATCACGGTGTTTGTGGATGCTGCTCATGCAGATTGTCACGTCACGCGGAGATCGACCACCGGCATACTTATTTTTATAAATGGAACACCAATACGTTGGTACtccaagagacaaaacactgtCAAAGGATTGACATATGGATTGGAGTTTGTTGCCATGCGCATAGCTTCCGAAATAATCATAGCTTTGCGGTACAACCTACGGGTATTGGGTGTTCCACTTTGTGGACCCGCAAATGTTTTCTGCGACAATATGAGTGTCATCACAAGTTCGACGATACCTTCATCGGTACTTAAGAAAAAGtgataagttctacctgcttacaagtgtatttgtagaatacgacaaaagagtagaagttggggggaaagccttgtagaGGCTCTGATTGTTTaattggtaggtttttagattgagattgtgagactaaaatatcgattccaaaatgaaaccttttgtgttggaaacagaatgtgcgaacgtagaaaccccgtagccaatgtactggctattaaatcattgacatagtttttgtcgagatgattggatcacctatgtgattgccaaaccatcgagttcggatggtgccaacagtatctgttgacaactttcatctagggaaaccgtatggtaatcaggaatatttcgttcctagcatatcaggtttgataagacgagttgtcttatacgcctcatgcaacggaaccagagttgtgtatgttgcaaacatttgggtgcataacgcaaatatttggtttcctatgagacgcttcgtattttcctccggcatgccacacacgggaAATGAACCCAACaaggacagtcgtctggccactgcgtctgtcctacgacagagccaggaaaaagggaatggcaatgaggccaagatctagagctagtgaatcctagatagatgttccaacaaacaatgctaaggctaagcaattcgatctacaacgtagtatcaaattgtagcattgtgtggctataatttatcactcTTGGCTCTTGTCGCAGTTTTCTTACCACCAGGCCAACATGTCTAGAAGGGCGCACTCAACAATGGCTCTGACCATATCTACGTTGTCAGTGCTTTGTTTGCCACAACTGGGAGGCGTACTTGTCCTTGGTTGAGAGTCACAAGTGAACCaaccaacaacaaatccCATCTGGTTCTGCGGGTTTGGGCCGATCCTGAGATACTGGAGGACCTCGGTgatgttttctttttgattggGTCCTTTGGACTCCGTGTTAGACAACGTGTGTGTTTTGGCGCACTCCAAAATATGGGCCATTGTTTCATTGCTGCTGTGGCTAATTGACGCCTGCTTATACTTGCAATCCGATTTTGTCATGGCCGGTAGAGTCAAAAAGAGCCATGATGTTCAAAGCAATTCAATTTTTGTTTGACAAAGTGCAATTTTTCCCCTTGTGGTAGATCTATATGGAATCTCAATTTTGTACTGCTGAGAGTGACTGTGTGATCAATGGGGTTAGGGCAATACAGTAGAGGATggaaccaacaacaacaactttgacaacaacaatggtgaGAACAGATTTGTCAATCTGGGACAAAGTAAACCCTTGGTTGGCTGCAACTGCCCAATGTGTTGTCAAAAGGTGCAATGCAAGCATGCCGTTTGGAGCACAAACAAAGGGATTTTTGATGATATAGAAAAGACTGTGCTGTAATTGCAATGTAGGAAACAGAAAGTAATGATATCAAAGCCATATCCTATAAATCAAGAATATGGATACTAATGATAGATATCCTTTCAGTTGCAAGGGGCTTTCCCATTTTTGATTTGACCAAAGTTGGTGTAGGCAAAGTAGCAGTGGTATTGGAGGACTCTATCTGTGATAGCAGGAAACTTTGCTTGGCTGTAGTAGCCCACGAGTTGCGCAATCTGTTGCAAACAATGCTTTCCCTTTCCCTACCTATGATGCaagtgaccaagaaagttgcagaaGCAGGCAGTGTTGGGGGCTGAACAAGTAATACCAAATAGAATCAACAATAGAAATTGAAGATAAAATAGAtatcaaacaaaatgcaaccaacatgtgtaaaaaaacatccatagacaCTACAAGCATAACAAATACTAATTTTAAAGCAACTAGTTCATGATGTTCCTGTAGAGCCCAGGCTGTCAAtagggccagcgcaactgttttgtATTGCTTGATTTGGGACATTGTTTGCATCTTGCTTGAccattgcttgttttgtttgctctctttcctgATTGTCCTACAAGGTGGCTAATTCTTGCTTAGCGCTTCTTCAAACCACTGCCAATATCCCTCTCCCTGTGCGCGGCTTTCACCTGCTTCTGGAAATTCTTGTGGAAGGATTTTACAttgtcttccccattccAGGAAGCCACACAGCGGCAGGCGGATCTGTTGCAAATGAAGTACCAGATTTTGTAAAAAGCTCTGAATTTCGCTCCAAATCAGCAACCTACATCATCACCAGTGTTGTCTGGTGGTAACTACCCCTGTCTGCAAACAAAATCCGCGGTTGATGCTATTTGCATGCTGTATTATAGCTGAAAAATACAAGAGGGAGTGCGAGAGTTGTGAGTGCAGCCTCAATAGGTCCACCAAATCTGTACTCAAATGCTGCCGCTGCACGCTTTTGTTGCTTAGGAACAGCTGTTGCAACTGCCGTTGTGCTATAGTCTTCCAGTGCCTTTATAGGCGCCAAAGGATACTTTTAATTCTTGTGTAACAAGATCTGTTTTAAAAGCCAACAGTACTTTTTCCTCCAATTTCATGTCTCATACCCTTTCCATcttcattgactgtaaggTTGTCTGTCCTGTTGACCTACATACCTTACCTGTGTTTGCTGTCAGTTGCAGCTACTACAAGAAAAGACATTTGCACAGTGGCATTCATCATGCAAAAGACTGGTTGGAGTCCTGGCaacagtttgttctctgtaTGCTTGGTGTAAAGTGTTTgcagtcaactgctgtgaaaTAGGTTGATCaaagcttgacgggttggaagcagctcttCCATGCCAGGGTGATACCTCAGCTATGTCATATtcagagcatacaccaagcattggattatttcAAATTGCTAATcttacttaaaagccgtttcgcgcttaatctaatgtaagaaaattttcagatttggccaAAATAGCAATTTTCCTCGATTGTAAACAACTGACACCAAAATTCATCAATTATTTGGTTTGTTTTGCCTACAACAGTATATACAATCATTTGGTTCCTTTGCTGTTAGTACAATTCTGGTCCGTTGTTGTCGCTTTCTAAATAGTAATTGTTGTGTATCTTCAATGTATACAAAGTAAAGCAATTACTCCGATTTTATGGAGTTCGTTGCAAAACATGGCACATGGCTACATCAGGATTCCATTCTATTGATACTCGAGAGCTTTTACTGTTATCTGAATATTTATCACGCCCAAAAGTGCTGCACAACCAATTCAATTGGTTGGCGACAAATAGGACAAGGACTTCCTTGGGCTTTCAAGATACGGGCACAGACCAAGCAACATGCTATATGACCTGTCTCCCCGTGAACTATTGTTGATGTCCGAAAGTCAGCCAAGCAAACCAAGCATTGATCTTCCAATGCTGATTGTCTATTTGGTATTTTTGCGTAGGTGCTGAGTGGTGGTTTTTTCAGGCGTGAACTTGTCAAGGACCCCTTTCTAGAACGTTCTGGTGGATTTAGTGGGGACAGTATTGGCAACGCGGTAAATTCATTGACTTGTGTCCCGCAGCAAGTCGGTTCTTGATGCGATTCTTGCATCTTTCGTAACTGAGAAAAGTGAAAGGCCCAAGGGGCATTGGGCTCAAACTCTCCGTCCAATTCGATAAGCTTTACTATTACCAAGTCCAGAGGTGGAGGATTGTTAAGTTTCCGACTTATCCAACCCCCATTTCCAGCTATACGCAATCGTTCCACGCAATCTTCTGTGGGGTGTTCAGCAAAAGCACGACTGGTGATAGATAGCATAGAACCTTCGGGTGCGTGTCCAATTTCCTGAGAAGACAATTCAACGCCGTCCCGAATGATGGCGCCCTCCTTTAGCATAACACAATATACGGCAGGAACAGGAAGCGGAAGAGGCTGCGCAATTTTACCTCGCTGACCTGACAAAGGATTGAGATATTCAGAGCACCAGCCCAAAACCATCTCCGGGTCTTTGGACTCATTTTCAGGGGGAACAAACACTTCTACTTGTAGGCGGGATAGCCCCATGGCATTGATTGCTTTACGCTTGACATGAACCAGAGAACCGTACGGGACTGTAGTGATGTGCTGCGTACTCAATTCAAGCCCTTTCCGGACGAATGCACCAACAGGACAGGACACCCTCCAAAGCCATTGTCTATCACTCAATAGTGCACTCAGCATCCCGGGGAATAGGAAGCGGTAACGATTAACGCTAAAAACAATGTATCCTTGAATTGGTGCCTCGATCCTTAAAAGTTCGGTGGCATCACTGGGACGATATACCCGACACCTGCCTGTCGAAGGTCCAATTGTCAACATTTCTGTCCCTAAAACAACCGTACCGGGTGACAATATACCAactgttggtgttgttgacaaGGTGTCAAGGGAAGGCACTCTTTCAAAAACAATCAGTCGGCCGTTTTCAGTCCACCACCTATTTTCGTTGACTCGTAGCTGCGGGCGCGGCTCACTACTTTCATTCCATTCCAGCCACTgcccttcttcttcgtcgcggCACAACCTTTCCCACTCATTCAAGGCAAGCTCTTCCGCATAGTTAGGCGTGCTGCATCTTAACTTCGCCGGCAGTCCGTCGAAACGATGTGACTTGCTACAACCAAAATTCTGCTCATCCTTTTGGGATTCATGACTGCCTCCTGACAAGAAGTCATTTCCCGTCGACGCACTTTGAATAGAATGAATGCTGCCGTTTGTCGCAGACAATGCTTCGGAAGCACTTGGTGGAGACCAGCAACCCAAGGGGAAGATCCCACTATTTTGCAGAACGCTACCGCTCGTCGCTTGGGATGCTGGTAGCGTGGAACACGCGTACAAAGCTGTTCCGGTAGCAGCTTTCTCATTCGGATAGCCTTCTGAAGTGGAAGTTACAGGCAAAGACGAGATTTCCTGCAGGTCTGTGGTGCTTTCATCGTTACATCTCTGTTCAGCAGTGTTGTCATCAATTTTTGCCGGATATTTTGGAAAGGAATGGATCGTATTCCTCATGCCATCACCAGGGACACCCTGTAGCACAACAAAAGTCCCGGGAAGCTCTGGCTGTCCAAAGTCTAGCATTTTCCGCGGATATTGGATGGATAGAACTCCTACTGATAGTCAGCACGTTCGCTTCTGCAAAACTTGCACCAGCTGCAAGTTTTGGTTTCGAGTTGACTGAGACGGCACCAAAATAAAGAAATTACCAATAAAGGAGCAATCAACACAATCAATAGCAGTTGGAGGGATCTAGGTAGGCCTGTTTAAACAGGTTATGGTACCAATGTTAAAAAAGACTTTTTTCGCAGGTTTTTCAATCGAAGGGGCTATGTTATCAAGATAGAGCCACATACCACAAAGGGTCTTGTAGCAACTTATACAAAGACATAGATTACGTTAGTGTAATCTATACGGTTGTGTTCCATCCTGGATGTTGGCTGTGCAGCGGGAGAAGGGTCTTTGGCATCACATTTTTTCTGCCTCTCTTTTTGTTTTAAAGAGACGAGGAAGCTCTGCAAGAGGTGTGTGCATTGTCAGCACTTCTAGCAACGCTTCAAAAATTTTGAATAATGTTGACTGGTAGCATAGGGATATGCAAATGAAAATGATTCGGATGAAAGCATTTTGTATTCGAACACCCCTCTAAGAAGAAAAGAGGTAAACCGGCCTTTTGTATAATGAAGAGTTCTATATTTACAGGAGATGTGCTTCTAATGAACAGTGCTGTGAAATGAAATTAAACAGAGCCAATGTGAGCCACTTGCGGTACGGGTACACTTTACTGTGTACGTAAAAGTTTGTGGCTACTTGGTTCTGCGTGATTGTGTGTAAACCACATTTAGGGATATACTCTGGGACAGCCAAaatccccccccccccccccgcGTTTGCGACACACACAATCACTGACGTATAAAGATTTTCTCAGGTGATAGCATGCACGAACGGAACCAATCCTATGTAATGAAAGTTGAAAAGGTCACAATATACATTTTATATGAAGTCAATTATTTTGTTAGTCGATCTATTCTCTCCACGAACAAGAAATTAAAACCCGTGATTTAAACGTGGCGATGGGATTCCATGTTAGAAAATGAAGAGGTTCCTTCTACTTGTTTGCGGCACATTTGTCGGCGCGGGCCATCCAATCTGTAACGATCATGATGAGTGAACTGAAGCAGCGGAAAAAAAGTACTGTGGCAGCGACCCGCAAGAGTAACACTTTGGGTGGACTTTCGACATGCGACGAATCTTTGAACTCCCAAGGCGCAGCGTCCAAGAAGTTAGCAGCAACAGACCGCCCTTTCTTTCCCAGCAACGGATCTGGTTCCCTTAGCGAGACACCGGTGAAGCAACAAAGCGCCGGTATGATGACGGGAGAGCAAGTCAATCGGGAAGAGTCGAAAAGCAAGCGCATTCTCATGCGAGTGTTTTTCGGAGCTTGCATGTTTAGCGTGTTTTGCGGATCGGTACGTGATGGATTCGGCATACGCATACTGTCGAGTCCTTCATGATTGTACACAGTTGACACTCAAGCGCGTTTGGCATTTTTTGTCCATTCCAGGTTTATATGGGGCACGTTTACATATGTACACTCGTAGCTATCATTGAAATGCTTCTGTTTCGAGAGCTTGTTCGTGTTCGGTACTCTGCTTTCTTCGCAACGATCGAGGACACAATTCCCCTCTTCCGGACAACACAGTGGATGTGGTTTGTTGTCGCGTGCTTTTACACGTACGGTGACTTTTTCCTCGAtgccatccaaaacaatcaagAATTGCACTACCTCTTGCCGTACATGCAATACATGTCGAGTGTTTCCTTTTTGCTTTACTCCGGTACTTTTGTACTCACGATTACCACACTACAGCGCGAACATATCAAATTCCAAATTAATCAACTTTGCTGGACAATTCTCGTTCTATGCTTGACCTTTGGACAGCTCAAGTACATCATGCACAACATTTTCAATGGTCTCTTTTGGTATGTCTTTCCTTGTTGTCTCGTCTTTACTAACGATATCATGGCCTACGTTTCGGGAATGACGTGGGGACGCAAGTTTATCAATCGACCATTTATCCGCTTTTCACCGGGAAAAACATGGGAAGGTTTTATTGGAGGTTGGATCTTCACAATGGTTATTGCATGGTATCTTTCGGGGTTTCTTGCCAAATTCACCTGGATGACCTGCCCTACGAATGAATTCCGACTTGCTCCTGTTTCCTTGGAGTGTGAGCTTGACCCCGTCTTCCAAATAGCACAGTCCTTCATCCCTGCGCAAATTTTCGATATACTTCCTCGTTACTTTGTCAAGATAATTCCGAGCGTTGTTGAGATTTGTTTTAAGAAGGGTAATCCGGATGCGCTCACGCGCTGTATTTCAGGCGAAGAGACTCACGTTCACCATCATTTCGAGCTTGTGTTCAAAAATTATTTTCCTGTTCAAGTACACGCACTTTGGTTAGCGATGTTTGCTTCGCTAGTAGCTCCCTTCGGTGGctttttggcttcggcaATCAAACGGGCATACGGAGTCAAAGACTTCGACTCGATAATTCCTGGACACGGTGGTGTCATGGACCGTATGGACTGCCAATTTCTTATGGCACTCTGCACATGGGTTCACTACAATACATTTGTTAAGCTGGCTACGGTCAGCGTTCCTCGATTGACTTACATGTACTCGCTGCTGTCCGAGCAAGAGAAGAAAGAATTTTTACAGTCGATTTCTGTTCAAGGGCGAAACAAAATCAAGAGCTTGGTGGATTTTGGCTTTTAACCAATAAGTTAGAAAGAGTGTTTGTGCAGCGACATTTATGGAGTTCTCGCCACCTCTTCAGGCTCTGTGATGTGGTGCTTTGAAGACAATGAAATCGTGTGCAATGCAATTTTATTCTATGGCCAAATACTGCTTTTCCTTTCGTCTCGAAGAGCTCATGCTGGCATTAAATCAGTGCTGGGCCTACGACTACCATCCTTCCTTCGACTAATGCGAGTTTTTTTGGGTGGCCTTCTCTTCAAAATCCATCACGGAAAGCTTTTCGTAGACACTGGATACCTCTTTCTCTCTATACATCACGTTGTCCTTCCCTTGATTTAATTCTACATATATCTAGTTCCGTTTTCTTCGCGGAAAGAGCACAATCTGACTTCGTTGAGAGTCATATCATCCTCGAAGAATAGAATACGAGCGATCTTCTGGCGCTTTGAACTATTCGGTGAAAGCGGTATCTTCTCCGTCTCACTTTCCGATAAAGTCAGTGTTAATGACGGTTGAATAGATGGGATGGCATCCGACAGCCGAGTACCGTCGGTTTCGATCCTGGACTTTCGAAGCGTCTTACTCCTGTTGGTACGGACATGGCGATTGGCGCGACGAACGCGTAATTTTCGAATCATGAAAGCGAAATTACAAACTAATCTCCTTTGTGGGCAAAACCTGTATCAGTTCATTTGACTGTAGCTTTATTCGCCGTCAATCGAAGTAGTATGAACGATACGAACAGTAATAATACAAGAGAAGCTAATAAGCGTTTGGTGGGGCTTCGCCAAATTGTGGACACTTTCAAGGTAATTGTAAATGGACTCTCGAGAGCGGAAAAACTCCTTCGTCCACTGCTGGAAATACAACTAACAAAAAGAGACATTGAAAGCTAGTAGAGCGTCTCAAAATCAAATGATTTCAATAGTCGGTCAGACATATGAGTCGACACATTGGACTGCCCAATGAGTATGGTAGCATTCCCCTTTTGAGATTGGCTGGGTGCTGACTAACCGCCTTTCGGATATTTATAGTCGTATTGGAAATCTTGTGGGCTTTTCTGGTCTTATTATCGAAAAGTCGATAAGCGGAGATTACGGCGGTCAGATTTTTATGATCAAAACATGTTGAGTGTTTGTTGTCCAGCGAAGGCCGATTTCTGACTGGTATTTTAAATCCGTCTTCTGTATGTCAGTATTTCGTTCGGAGCCGGCAAATCGCCCATTGGCTGAAATTCATGATACTCCGAACTGAGCATTTTTCGGATGTCCCATTCTACAGTGGTTTTCGTAGACTTGGTACTATCGACCGCGGACGAACACAGTGAAGGCAGGGGTGAGTTTTTGACATCCCCGGATTCGCATCGTGTAAAATGCACATGAAAAGTCTCAGGGGGTCTTCGAGCAGCCAACCCCTGCAAATCCATATTCATCGATAGCGTTAGTTCAATTAAAACTCGCGCTGCTTCAACCACACGTTGAAGCTACCGAAGGTGTCTCAACTTGAAACGTTGGTAGCCGTTGGCTATCGTTCAAGGGCAATTTGTCCTCTCGCAAGACTAACAGAACGACAAGCGAAAACAGTTCGACATCACGGATTCACAGTAAGTAGTCCGTGAGGAAGGCAAGCTTTCGTCTCATTAGGAAGCTCCCTCTGAATTCTACGTATCTTGAGCCAGAAAGCTGCGCTTCATGGTGCAAAATTCAGCCTGGGTGTGCCGACGGCGGTTGGCCCATCTCTTACAGGATGCCAAGCTACCCAAGTGATATTCATGAGATGAGATCAAAGGCTAGCAATATCTGCGTCAAAGCGTGGAAAGAAGAACTTCTCTTCCTTTCGGGTGTCCTGATCTTTGATTACCGTACGATCGAATTGGCATAAACTCGTTTGGTTTCTCACTACCTCTTTCGCTTGCTCTTTCGCTGTCTCTTCATGTGCTTTGCTCTCTTCCCAGTATGTCAAGTCTATTGATACATGCCGCCCAAAGCGCGGCGCAGGCCGACGGTCTCTCTGTGCCTGGGCATCGCTTGGAGGCGGCGCACTCCATGGCGGCGCCACCGCAGCAGCCTCACCCTGCTCTGGATGTAATTCCCAACAATAAGAAAAAAGGCCCGCCCCTTCGTCGAGGGAAATGGACTCCAGAGGAGGAAGCGTACGCGAATCGCTTGATTCTAGAATTCAAATCTGGCCTTTTGCCCCTGACGGATGGGACTACATTGCGTACCTTCTTGTCCAAATTGCTCAACTGCGATCCCATGCGtatttccaaaaagttcGTGGGAAGCAACTGCATCGGCAAGCAAGTCTTCCGAAGACGCACGGCAGATCTCAACAGGCTAACACCGGAGCAGATTCAGCAAAGTCGCGCCGAACTGAGCGAGTGAGTCAAACGCCATTTTAGTCTCGAGCGTGGACCGTCTTTCGCAAAACCAATCTGACATTTGGGCGTTTTACGTTTCATAACAGACTCGAACGCCGATTTTTGGAGCGTGTTGCGCAAACCAATCGGGTCAAGTCGTCCGGTGTTGGCGGGGCGGCTTCCGCGGCTCCCGAAGCTATCATCATGGGGAGACCCAAAATAGAACACGAGACAATGGAGCCTCCCAGTCCTCCGTGGTTGCAGCCTCCGTTTGGGTACAAACAAGGCGCGGGAGCGGCATTCGCGGCTGCTAATCTCTCCGGATCCAACAgtcgcgccgccgccgctggACGCGCCATGCTCGCTGGTACAAGTGGTCTCAACGGAGATCGCCGGGCGAGTGGGATGAGTTCACAGGAACTTTTGGCCATGGCCGAATTTCAACGTCAAGCATCCCAATCGACCATGATGCAGAATCCCTTTCATCAAGGGTCGGCAACCAACTTGCTCGCTGCTACGCGGTCGGGCAGTAGCAACGGCCTTTCTAGCGCAGCGTTCTCGCAATTAGCGCAAAGCGTGTCGGGTAAGAGTTGATCGGATACAATCGCGCATTCATTACTATGCATGTGGACTTGGTGCTGATacttcttcttttgaaaaatttcAGCTGCCCGACTTTCTGGACTGCAAAGC
Proteins encoded in this region:
- a CDS encoding predicted protein encodes the protein MLDFGQPELPGTFVVLQGVPGDGMRNTIHSFPKYPAKIDDNTAEQRCNDESTTDLQEISSLPVTSTSEGYPNEKAATGTALYACSTLPASQATSGSVLQNSGIFPLGCWSPPSASEALSATNGSIHSIQSASTGNDFLSGGSHESQKDEQNFGCSKSHRFDGLPAKLRCSTPNYAEELALNEWERLCRDEEEGQWLEWNESSEPRPQLRVNENRWWTENGRLIVFERVPSLDTLSTTPTVGILSPGTVVLGTEMLTIGPSTGRCRVYRPSDATELLRIEAPIQGYIVFSVNRYRFLFPGMLSALLSDRQWLWRVSCPVGAFVRKGLELSTQHITTVPYGSLVHVKRKAINAMGLSRLQVEVFVPPENESKDPEMVLGWCSEYLNPLSGQRGKIAQPLPLPVPAVYCVMLKEGAIIRDGVELSSQEIGHAPEGSMLSITSRAFAEHPTEDCVERLRIAGNGGWISRKLNNPPPLDLVIVKLIELDGEFEPNAPWAFHFSQLRKMQESHQEPTCCGTQVNEFTALPILSPLNPPERSRKGSLTSSRLKKPPLSTYAKIPNRQSALEDQCLVCLADFRTSTIVHGETGHIACCLVCARILKAQGSPCPICRQPIELVVQHFWA
- a CDS encoding predicted protein, whose protein sequence is VYMGHVYICTLVAIIEMLLFRELVRVRYSAFFATIEDTIPLFRTTQWMWFVVACFYTYGDFFLDAIQNNQELHYLLPYMQYMSSVSFLLYSGTFVLTITTLQREHIKFQINQLCWTILVLCLTFGQLKYIMHNIFNGLFWYVFPCCLVFTNDIMAYVSGMTWGRKFINRPFIRFSPGKTWEGFIGGWIFTMVIAWYLSGFLAKFTWMTCPTNEFRLAPVSLECELDPVFQIAQSFIPAQIFDILPRYFLVFKNYFPVQVHALWLAMFASLVAPFGGFLASAIKRAYGVKDFDSIIPGHGGVMDRMDCQFLMALCTWVHYNTFVKLATVSVPRLTYMYSLLSEQEKKEFLQSISVQGRNKIKSLVDFGF